In the genome of Massilibacillus massiliensis, one region contains:
- a CDS encoding elongator complex protein 3, translating to MKNYIIPIFIPHYGCQHQCIFCNQYKITGMQTNVTANFVQETIQNHLNKINQERNIEVAFYGGSFTALSIKKQKELLSPAYEFFKKKKIDGVRVSTRPDCINEEILVNLLKYGVRIVELGVQSLDDQVLSNAQRGHTREAVYKAIDCIKRMNLQFGIQLMPGLPEDNLSKIMSTTYEVIHLKPNFVRIYPTLVLAKTQLAVLFYKKEYKPLTLETAVKYCAIMKALFEKNNIPVIRVGLQATEALNDDEVRIAGPYHPAFGEMVDMYLFYITVSNLFELLYIKNKKIILHHHPKDTSKIRGMKNENQKKWYAMFHPKSIIFKQDLNRIDRIVVEYEEKKYTLDVNSI from the coding sequence ATGAAAAATTATATTATTCCTATTTTTATTCCTCATTATGGTTGTCAGCATCAATGTATATTTTGCAATCAATATAAAATAACCGGAATGCAGACCAATGTTACGGCAAATTTTGTTCAAGAGACAATTCAAAATCATTTAAATAAAATTAATCAAGAACGCAATATAGAGGTTGCTTTTTATGGTGGAAGTTTTACAGCGTTAAGTATAAAAAAACAGAAGGAATTATTAAGTCCTGCCTATGAATTTTTTAAGAAGAAGAAAATAGATGGAGTTAGAGTTTCTACAAGGCCTGATTGTATAAATGAAGAAATTCTTGTAAATCTCTTAAAATATGGTGTTCGCATTGTTGAATTAGGTGTGCAGTCGTTGGATGATCAAGTTTTATCTAATGCACAAAGAGGACATACGAGAGAAGCAGTTTATAAAGCGATAGATTGTATAAAGCGAATGAATTTACAATTTGGGATTCAATTAATGCCAGGATTGCCTGAAGATAATTTGTCTAAAATTATGTCAACGACTTATGAAGTGATACATTTAAAACCTAATTTTGTAAGAATTTATCCTACTTTAGTTTTGGCAAAAACGCAATTAGCTGTATTATTTTATAAAAAAGAATATAAGCCGTTGACTTTAGAAACTGCAGTTAAATATTGCGCAATAATGAAAGCGCTCTTTGAGAAAAATAATATTCCGGTTATTCGGGTTGGGCTTCAGGCAACTGAAGCATTAAATGATGATGAAGTACGAATAGCAGGTCCGTATCACCCTGCTTTTGGTGAAATGGTTGATATGTATTTGTTTTATATTACAGTTTCCAACCTTTTTGAGCTTTTATATATTAAAAATAAAAAAATCATTTTGCATCATCATCCTAAGGATACTTCTAAAATACGTGGAATGAAAAATGAAAATCAAAAAAAATGGTATGCTATGTTTCACCCCAAATCAATTATATTCAAGCAAGACCTAAATAGAATTGATCGAATTGTAGTAGAGTATGAAGAAAAAAAATATACTTTAGACGTAAATTCAATTTAG
- a CDS encoding beta-ketoacyl-ACP synthase III — protein MQTNDKSVGIIGTGYYVPEKVLTNHDLEKMVETNNEWIVERTGISERRIVEENVPTSEIAIHAAERALENAGISPEEIDLIIFATLTPDMVIPSTACIIQNKLKAINAAAFDISAACSGFVYGISTGSQFIKSGMYKKVLVVAAETLSKLVNWKDRNTCILFGDGAGAAVLSEVEAGYGILGVELGADGSGGEFLSVPASGSLHPATLQTIENKLHYIHMNGNEVFKFAIKIMGEAALKSLQAAGLNSSDIDCLIPHQANIRIIKSAAKRLDLSMDKVVVNVDKYGNTSAASIPIALSEAVEAGRVKKGDVVVLVGFGAGLTWASCVMKWAKED, from the coding sequence ATGCAAACGAATGATAAAAGTGTTGGAATCATTGGTACAGGGTATTATGTTCCGGAAAAAGTATTAACAAATCATGATTTGGAAAAAATGGTAGAGACAAATAATGAATGGATTGTTGAACGTACGGGAATTAGTGAACGCAGAATTGTTGAAGAAAATGTTCCAACTTCTGAAATTGCGATACACGCAGCTGAAAGAGCACTTGAAAATGCAGGAATATCACCAGAAGAAATTGATTTGATTATTTTTGCAACATTAACACCGGATATGGTGATTCCATCCACGGCGTGCATCATTCAAAACAAGTTGAAAGCGATAAATGCTGCAGCTTTTGATATATCTGCAGCTTGTTCAGGATTTGTTTATGGGATCAGTACCGGAAGTCAATTTATAAAATCGGGTATGTATAAAAAAGTGCTTGTAGTAGCAGCAGAAACACTTTCGAAATTGGTGAATTGGAAAGATCGGAATACGTGTATCTTATTTGGCGACGGTGCAGGAGCAGCTGTTTTAAGTGAAGTAGAAGCTGGTTATGGAATATTAGGTGTTGAACTTGGAGCAGATGGCTCTGGTGGAGAATTTTTAAGTGTTCCAGCGAGTGGCAGTCTGCATCCGGCTACATTGCAGACAATTGAGAATAAATTGCACTATATTCATATGAATGGCAATGAAGTTTTCAAATTTGCAATAAAGATCATGGGGGAAGCTGCATTAAAATCTTTGCAGGCTGCAGGTTTAAATTCGAGTGATATAGATTGTTTAATTCCGCATCAAGCGAATATTCGAATTATAAAATCAGCTGCTAAGCGTCTTGATTTGTCGATGGATAAAGTCGTTGTCAATGTTGATAAATATGGAAATACTTCAGCAGCTTCCATACCAATTGCTTTATCAGAAGCTGTGGAAGCAGGCCGAGTAAAAAAAGGTGATGTTGTTGTATTGGTTGGGTTTGGTGCCGGGCTTACATGGGCATCATGTGTTATGAAATGGGCTAAGGAGGATTAA
- a CDS encoding YceD family protein, with product MKINVVQSQENIGQQYEFNFSITADKLDVIVEQFSIRGDIAINGYIVNTGNAFKINGNIYFEKYFQCDRCLEYFTQKQEVSFSETYKRADQSEFDSDDVICFSGDYIDISELVRETILLSQPLNNICSSDCRGLCLKCGANLNQKDCGCDRHIIDPRLAALQKLLNKN from the coding sequence ATGAAAATTAATGTTGTACAATCTCAAGAAAATATAGGACAGCAATATGAATTTAATTTTAGTATCACTGCTGATAAATTAGATGTTATTGTTGAGCAGTTCTCAATTCGAGGTGATATAGCAATAAATGGTTATATTGTGAATACGGGGAATGCTTTTAAAATAAATGGCAATATTTATTTTGAAAAATATTTTCAGTGTGATCGATGTTTAGAATATTTCACGCAAAAGCAAGAAGTCTCCTTTTCAGAAACATATAAAAGGGCAGATCAGTCCGAGTTTGATTCTGATGATGTGATTTGTTTTAGTGGTGATTATATAGATATTTCCGAGTTGGTTCGTGAAACTATATTATTATCGCAACCACTAAATAACATATGTAGTTCTGATTGTCGCGGATTATGTCTTAAGTGCGGTGCTAATCTAAACCAAAAAGATTGTGGATGCGATCGACATATTATAGATCCTAGACTTGCAGCATTACAAAAACTTTTAAATAAGAATTAA
- the rnc gene encoding ribonuclease III: MSLQKRLGKDREVDLIEVSKGLGVSFTNLNLLHQALTHTSYANEAKKAHILHNERLEFLGDAVLELVISNYLFRHFMELPEGELTKARAAIVCEATLAKRAASLNVGRYLLFGKGELATGGRERTSILADAFEAIIGAIYLDHGIDAVTNFILAQLHDDLLSIKNGSYIKDYKTLLQEVIQKNSDNKISYEIISESGPDHNKVFHIAVLINDERLGSGFGKSKKEAEQSAAKQALMKMNKLNS, from the coding sequence ATGAGCTTACAAAAACGTTTAGGAAAAGATAGAGAAGTAGATTTAATAGAAGTATCTAAAGGTTTGGGTGTTTCTTTTACTAATTTGAATCTACTCCATCAAGCGCTTACGCATACTTCTTATGCGAATGAAGCTAAGAAAGCACATATTCTTCATAACGAGCGACTTGAATTTTTAGGCGATGCTGTGCTTGAATTGGTCATTAGCAATTATTTATTTCGGCATTTTATGGAACTTCCGGAAGGCGAGTTAACAAAAGCGAGAGCGGCTATTGTGTGTGAAGCAACTTTGGCAAAACGAGCAGCAAGTTTAAATGTTGGTAGATATCTTTTATTTGGCAAGGGTGAATTAGCCACAGGAGGCAGAGAGCGAACTTCTATATTGGCAGATGCTTTCGAAGCAATTATTGGGGCTATTTATTTAGATCATGGGATTGATGCAGTGACGAATTTTATACTGGCGCAATTGCATGATGATTTGCTAAGCATAAAAAACGGAAGCTATATCAAAGATTATAAAACTTTATTACAAGAAGTTATTCAGAAAAATAGTGATAATAAAATTAGCTATGAGATTATTTCCGAAAGTGGACCAGATCATAATAAGGTTTTTCATATTGCTGTTCTTATAAATGATGAGAGACTAGGAAGCGGATTTGGAAAGAGTAAAAAGGAAGCTGAACAAAGTGCAGCAAAACAGGCATTAATGAAAATGAATAAATTAAATAGTTAA
- the fabG gene encoding 3-oxoacyl-[acyl-carrier-protein] reductase has translation MLLDGKIALVTGASRGIGRSIALKLAESGANVIVNYAGNVKAAEEVVSMIIENGGKAMLVQADVADAEAVDTMVKDIHALHGKIDILVNNAGITRDNLLMRMKEHDWDDVINTNLKGIYNCTKAVSKIMMKQKYGRIVNMTSVVGLTGNAGQANYAAAKAGVIGFSKSMAKELASRGITVNAVAPGFIDTDMTAVLSEQVKSELVSRIPLGKLGIANDVANAVMFFVSDEASYITGQTLNVDGGMVM, from the coding sequence ATGCTTTTAGACGGAAAGATTGCTCTTGTTACAGGAGCATCAAGAGGCATTGGTCGTTCTATTGCTCTTAAATTAGCAGAATCTGGGGCAAACGTAATTGTAAATTATGCAGGTAATGTAAAAGCGGCAGAAGAAGTCGTAAGTATGATTATTGAAAATGGTGGAAAAGCTATGCTTGTCCAAGCTGATGTAGCGGATGCGGAAGCTGTTGATACAATGGTTAAAGATATTCATGCTTTACATGGAAAAATTGATATTTTAGTTAATAATGCAGGTATTACACGTGATAATTTGCTTATGCGTATGAAGGAACATGATTGGGATGATGTGATAAATACCAATTTGAAAGGTATTTATAATTGCACAAAAGCCGTTTCAAAAATCATGATGAAACAAAAATATGGCAGAATTGTAAATATGACGTCTGTGGTTGGTCTGACAGGGAATGCTGGACAGGCTAATTATGCTGCTGCCAAAGCTGGAGTTATTGGTTTTTCTAAATCGATGGCAAAAGAATTGGCTTCACGTGGAATTACAGTCAATGCCGTTGCACCTGGTTTTATCGATACTGATATGACCGCAGTATTGTCAGAACAAGTTAAATCAGAGTTGGTGTCGAGAATTCCTTTAGGTAAGCTTGGAATTGCGAATGACGTAGCGAATGCTGTTATGTTCTTCGTTTCTGATGAAGCATCTTACATTACTGGACAGACATTAAATGTTGATGGCGGTATGGTGATGTAA
- the fabK gene encoding enoyl-[acyl-carrier-protein] reductase FabK: MQGGMAWIGTSELAAAVSNAGGLGVIGAGHMPPDALRNEIKKAKSFTNKPFGVNIMLMSPFVKEVMAVVIEEKIPVVTTGAGNPGEYIPALKEIGSKVIPVVASVALAKRLARTGVDAVIAEGMESGGHIGEITTMALVPQIVDAVDIPVIAAGGIGDSRGIVAAFALGAQGVQIGSRFVASEECIAHENYKKAVLKAKDRSTVITGVSTGHPVRVIANKLTREYLELEKKGTPVEELEKLGAGKLHLATHKGDIENGSIMIGQISGLLNEIKSVDTIMQELVNGIPSVMRGIQNICK, from the coding sequence ATGCAAGGTGGTATGGCGTGGATCGGTACTTCTGAATTAGCTGCTGCTGTATCCAATGCTGGTGGATTAGGTGTTATTGGTGCTGGTCATATGCCACCAGATGCGTTGAGAAATGAAATAAAAAAGGCGAAATCATTTACGAATAAACCTTTTGGTGTCAATATCATGTTAATGTCTCCATTTGTAAAAGAGGTTATGGCAGTCGTGATTGAGGAAAAAATACCAGTTGTTACAACTGGTGCTGGAAATCCAGGGGAATATATTCCTGCTTTGAAGGAAATCGGCAGTAAAGTAATTCCTGTGGTAGCTTCTGTTGCTTTAGCAAAACGCTTGGCTCGTACTGGTGTCGATGCTGTTATCGCTGAAGGTATGGAAAGCGGCGGACATATTGGTGAAATTACTACAATGGCATTGGTTCCGCAAATTGTGGATGCAGTAGATATTCCCGTAATTGCTGCTGGAGGAATTGGTGACTCGCGCGGAATCGTGGCTGCTTTTGCATTAGGTGCACAAGGGGTACAAATTGGTTCGCGTTTCGTTGCTTCAGAAGAATGCATTGCGCATGAAAATTATAAAAAAGCTGTTTTAAAGGCGAAGGATCGTTCTACGGTAATTACAGGTGTTTCAACTGGACATCCGGTTCGTGTAATTGCAAATAAATTGACTCGGGAGTATTTAGAATTAGAGAAAAAAGGAACGCCGGTAGAAGAATTAGAAAAATTAGGCGCAGGTAAATTGCATCTTGCAACTCATAAGGGTGATATAGAAAACGGTTCAATTATGATTGGACAAATTTCTGGTCTGTTAAATGAAATTAAATCGGTGGATACAATTATGCAAGAATTGGTAAACGGAATACCTTCTGTGATGCGTGGTATTCAGAATATCTGTAAATAA
- a CDS encoding NAD(P)H-dependent flavin oxidoreductase has translation MKLPELKIGTKVATVPIIQGGMAIRLSTARLAAAVAESGGIGLIAASGMTMDELRHEIKLARSLTKGIIGINAMVAARKFSDLVKTAISEGIDLVVAGAGFSRDMFGLGKESNTPIVPIVSSVKLAKISQALGASAVIVEGKEAGGHLGTDQSVKSLIPGIREAVKIPVIAAGGVMSGSDIVELINLGANGVQMGTRFAASEESNAAPALKEFYLKAKAEDVVVINSPVGLPGRAVRNPFAEKIIEGNSPIDSCDACLKHCKQNFCIIKALIRAQQGDVENGLVFTGEYIHKIKEILPVKEIFARLQAEVEAIN, from the coding sequence TTGAAACTTCCAGAACTAAAAATTGGTACAAAGGTTGCAACGGTACCTATTATTCAAGGTGGTATGGCCATACGTTTATCGACAGCGCGTTTAGCTGCTGCTGTTGCAGAATCTGGTGGTATTGGACTTATTGCTGCATCTGGTATGACAATGGATGAATTACGACACGAAATAAAATTGGCGCGATCATTGACCAAGGGGATTATTGGTATAAATGCTATGGTTGCGGCAAGGAAATTTAGTGATTTAGTTAAAACTGCTATTAGTGAAGGCATTGATTTAGTTGTAGCTGGAGCTGGTTTTTCTCGTGATATGTTCGGATTAGGTAAAGAGTCTAATACACCTATCGTACCTATTGTCTCATCTGTAAAATTAGCTAAAATATCACAAGCGCTTGGAGCGTCAGCAGTAATTGTTGAAGGAAAAGAAGCTGGTGGTCATTTAGGGACAGACCAATCAGTAAAATCGTTAATTCCCGGAATTAGAGAGGCTGTAAAAATTCCCGTAATTGCTGCAGGCGGTGTGATGTCAGGCAGTGATATTGTAGAACTTATAAATCTTGGAGCGAATGGTGTGCAAATGGGTACACGGTTTGCAGCTAGTGAAGAATCTAATGCAGCTCCAGCTTTAAAAGAATTTTATCTAAAAGCAAAAGCTGAAGATGTTGTTGTAATAAATAGTCCTGTAGGGCTTCCGGGTCGTGCAGTACGTAATCCTTTTGCTGAGAAAATAATAGAAGGTAATTCGCCAATTGATTCATGTGATGCATGCCTAAAACATTGCAAACAGAATTTCTGTATCATTAAGGCATTAATTCGTGCGCAACAGGGTGATGTGGAAAATGGATTGGTATTCACTGGCGAATACATTCATAAGATAAAAGAAATATTACCTGTTAAAGAAATATTTGCGAGGCTTCAAGCCGAAGTTGAAGCAATAAATTAG
- a CDS encoding acyl carrier protein — MSTFEKVREIVVEQLGVEADDVSIDSTFIDDLGADSLDIVELIMAFEEEFGVEIPDEVAEKIKTVKDTVTYIDQNK; from the coding sequence GTGTCGACTTTTGAAAAAGTTAGAGAGATTGTAGTAGAACAACTTGGTGTTGAAGCTGATGATGTTTCTATTGATTCTACATTTATTGACGATTTAGGAGCAGATTCTCTTGATATTGTTGAATTAATTATGGCTTTTGAAGAGGAATTCGGTGTTGAAATCCCTGATGAAGTAGCTGAAAAAATTAAAACGGTAAAAGATACTGTGACCTACATAGACCAAAACAAATAA
- the fabD gene encoding ACP S-malonyltransferase: protein MSKIAFVFPGQGSQTIGMGQELFEKYDIAKDLFKKADDVLGFSIKDMCFNGPEEELRKTFNTQPAILTVSVICHEILKEAGVVPEIVAGHSLGEYSALVAAGALNFEDAVHLVRQRGTFMQEAVPIGQGGMAAILGLERTIIIDICNELMQTGEAVQAVNFNCPGQVVIAGTTKGVEQACQLLKEAGARKTVILPVSAPFHSSLMKPASEKLALELDKITLRDASIPVVANVTGKILTKANAIKESLIEQAASPVKWEDCVAEMQKFGANLFVEVGPGKVLNGFNKKIDKSLINFNVENIESLEKTLDYFGEVR from the coding sequence ATGAGTAAAATTGCTTTTGTTTTTCCAGGCCAAGGTTCACAAACGATTGGTATGGGACAAGAATTATTTGAAAAGTATGATATAGCTAAAGATCTTTTTAAAAAAGCAGATGATGTTCTGGGATTTTCTATTAAAGATATGTGTTTTAATGGTCCGGAAGAGGAGCTGCGAAAGACATTTAATACGCAGCCAGCTATTCTAACAGTAAGTGTAATCTGTCATGAGATATTGAAAGAAGCTGGAGTTGTTCCGGAAATTGTTGCTGGGCACAGTCTTGGTGAATATTCTGCATTAGTTGCTGCTGGAGCATTAAATTTCGAAGATGCGGTACATTTGGTTAGACAACGGGGAACTTTTATGCAAGAGGCAGTTCCAATTGGTCAAGGCGGAATGGCTGCAATTTTAGGGCTAGAAAGAACAATTATCATTGATATTTGTAATGAACTTATGCAAACTGGTGAAGCAGTACAAGCGGTTAACTTTAATTGCCCAGGGCAAGTTGTAATTGCTGGGACAACAAAAGGCGTTGAACAAGCATGCCAATTATTGAAAGAGGCAGGAGCTAGAAAAACTGTTATATTACCAGTAAGTGCTCCGTTTCATAGTAGCTTAATGAAACCTGCTTCTGAAAAATTAGCCTTAGAATTAGATAAAATTACATTACGTGATGCATCTATTCCTGTTGTTGCAAATGTGACAGGGAAAATATTAACTAAGGCAAATGCGATTAAAGAAAGTTTGATTGAACAAGCGGCAAGTCCTGTGAAATGGGAGGATTGTGTTGCTGAAATGCAAAAATTTGGAGCAAATTTATTTGTTGAAGTTGGACCAGGGAAGGTTTTAAATGGTTTTAATAAAAAAATAGATAAGTCGCTTATCAATTTTAACGTTGAAAACATCGAATCTTTAGAAAAAACTCTTGATTATTTCGGGGAGGTTCGTTAA
- the rpmF gene encoding 50S ribosomal protein L32, translating to MAVPKRKMSKARRDKRRANWKLTVPGLIACPQCHEPKMPHRVCSECGHYNGKIVVEVAE from the coding sequence ATGGCAGTACCTAAACGTAAAATGTCTAAAGCTCGTCGTGATAAACGTCGTGCTAACTGGAAATTAACTGTTCCTGGTCTTATTGCATGTCCGCAATGTCATGAACCTAAAATGCCACATCGCGTATGTTCTGAATGTGGTCACTATAATGGTAAGATAGTTGTCGAAGTAGCAGAATAA
- the fabF gene encoding beta-ketoacyl-ACP synthase II, with the protein MKNRVVITGMGAITPVGIGKDAFWNALLEGKSGIDNITRFNASEYTAQVAGEVHDFDPTEYIDKKESKRMDRCTQFAVAATKLAFEDAKIDLEKEDRDRIGVIIGTGIGGIETLHSQYTTLFDKGPGRVSPFFIPMMIGNMAAGQTSIVFNLNGPSSCVVTACATGTNSIGDAFRLIQYGEADVMVAGGTEACISPAAVAGFCAMKALCTDFNDAPQKASRPFDKNRSGFVMGEGSGIVILESLEHALKRGAHIYAELAGYATNSDAYHITSPSPGGVQASKCMEKALKDANLHTDCVDYINAHGTSTHLNDLTETAAIKSSFGKHAYDLAISSIKSMTGHLLGAAGGIECIATALTIENNIIPPTINYTEPDEDLDLDYVPNQAREKEVNVALSNSLGFGGHNACIILKKYVK; encoded by the coding sequence TTGAAAAATAGAGTAGTGATTACAGGAATGGGTGCAATTACACCTGTTGGCATAGGCAAAGATGCATTTTGGAATGCTCTTTTAGAAGGTAAGTCTGGCATTGATAATATTACACGTTTTAATGCGAGTGAATATACTGCGCAAGTCGCGGGAGAAGTTCATGATTTTGATCCCACAGAATATATCGATAAAAAAGAATCAAAAAGAATGGATCGTTGTACACAATTTGCAGTAGCTGCTACAAAATTAGCATTTGAAGATGCTAAAATCGATCTAGAAAAAGAAGATCGTGATCGTATTGGTGTTATTATTGGGACTGGCATTGGTGGTATTGAAACACTACATAGTCAATACACTACACTTTTTGATAAAGGTCCAGGTCGTGTTAGCCCATTTTTTATTCCAATGATGATTGGGAATATGGCAGCAGGTCAAACCTCAATTGTGTTCAATTTAAATGGTCCAAGTAGTTGTGTTGTAACAGCATGTGCTACTGGAACGAATTCTATTGGCGATGCTTTTAGGCTTATTCAGTATGGAGAAGCCGATGTAATGGTAGCGGGAGGGACGGAAGCATGTATTTCTCCGGCGGCTGTGGCAGGGTTCTGTGCAATGAAAGCACTATGTACTGACTTTAACGATGCGCCTCAAAAAGCTTCTAGACCATTTGATAAAAATCGAAGTGGTTTTGTCATGGGTGAAGGCTCAGGAATTGTTATTTTAGAAAGTTTAGAACATGCATTAAAACGTGGCGCACACATATATGCAGAATTGGCAGGCTATGCAACCAATTCCGATGCGTATCATATTACATCACCTTCACCAGGTGGAGTTCAAGCTTCGAAGTGTATGGAAAAAGCATTAAAAGATGCTAACTTGCATACAGATTGTGTTGATTATATTAACGCACACGGTACATCTACGCATTTAAATGATTTGACTGAAACGGCTGCTATTAAGTCATCGTTTGGTAAGCATGCATATGATTTGGCCATTAGCTCTATTAAATCTATGACTGGGCATTTACTTGGTGCTGCTGGAGGAATAGAATGTATTGCTACTGCACTAACTATTGAGAATAACATTATACCGCCGACAATTAATTATACTGAGCCTGATGAAGATTTAGACTTAGATTATGTGCCTAACCAAGCGCGTGAAAAAGAAGTCAATGTCGCTTTGTCAAACTCACTTGGTTTTGGCGGTCATAATGCATGTATAATTTTAAAGAAATACGTTAAATAA
- the fapR gene encoding transcription factor FapR has product MIRVKKKNRQQLLLGHMKEKPFLTDEELAKLLHVSIQTIRLDRLELGIPELRERIKKMAENAQTKIKSIASGEVVGELIDIELGKSGISLMKVTEDMVFEKTQVARGHHVFSQANSLALAVIDAPAAVTGVANIKYKVPIHIGEKLIAKAEIVKKRGNKYFIWVKTRNDTQEVFRAKFIMVSLE; this is encoded by the coding sequence ATGATACGTGTAAAAAAGAAGAATCGCCAACAATTATTGTTGGGTCATATGAAAGAAAAGCCTTTTCTGACCGATGAAGAATTAGCAAAACTATTGCATGTTAGTATCCAGACAATACGTTTAGATCGTTTGGAACTAGGTATTCCAGAGTTGCGTGAACGCATAAAAAAAATGGCCGAAAATGCCCAAACAAAGATTAAGTCTATTGCAAGTGGAGAAGTAGTTGGTGAACTGATTGATATAGAACTAGGAAAATCAGGAATTTCTCTAATGAAAGTCACTGAAGATATGGTTTTTGAAAAAACCCAAGTTGCTCGTGGACATCATGTTTTTTCACAAGCGAATTCTTTAGCACTTGCAGTCATTGATGCTCCAGCAGCAGTAACTGGAGTTGCTAATATAAAATATAAGGTTCCGATTCATATTGGAGAAAAATTAATTGCTAAAGCAGAAATCGTTAAAAAAAGAGGCAATAAATATTTTATTTGGGTTAAAACGAGAAATGATACACAAGAAGTCTTTCGAGCAAAGTTTATAATGGTTTCGTTAGAGTAA
- the plsX gene encoding phosphate acyltransferase PlsX, whose product MKIAVDAMGGDFAPEQIVLGAITAAQEYDCEIILVGDEVKVRTVLEKCPAWQNLKISIHHASDVIGMDEHPGAAVRRKKDSSIVVATKLVKDGICDAVLSAGSTGAAVAAALFELGRIKGIDRPTIATPIPNINGVTMLLDSGANVDSKPRQLVQSAIMGSIYSKYVFGIEKPRVGLLNIGEEETKGNEQVLATYPLLKSLKTINFTGNAEGRDIPNGSVDVVVCDGFVGNVVLKFGEGLAKTIMKLIKDAIKESSIFTKVAALMLTSTLKNLSKKVDYTEYGGAPLLGVNGCFIICHGSSNAKAIKSAIGVANEYVSKNVLAHISESIAKEEMLNNANE is encoded by the coding sequence ATGAAAATTGCAGTTGATGCTATGGGAGGAGATTTTGCTCCGGAGCAAATAGTGCTAGGTGCAATAACAGCTGCCCAAGAATATGATTGCGAAATAATTCTAGTTGGAGACGAAGTAAAAGTTAGGACTGTTCTAGAGAAGTGTCCTGCGTGGCAGAACTTAAAGATATCAATTCATCATGCCAGTGATGTTATAGGTATGGATGAACATCCAGGTGCGGCGGTAAGAAGGAAAAAAGATTCTTCGATAGTTGTAGCAACTAAACTAGTCAAAGATGGAATTTGTGATGCGGTTTTATCTGCAGGTAGTACAGGAGCTGCTGTTGCGGCCGCCTTATTCGAATTGGGTAGAATTAAAGGTATTGATAGACCTACGATCGCAACTCCGATACCTAATATTAACGGAGTTACTATGCTTTTAGATTCGGGTGCGAATGTTGATAGTAAACCTCGTCAATTGGTTCAGAGTGCAATTATGGGATCTATTTATTCTAAATATGTTTTTGGTATAGAGAAGCCTAGAGTAGGCTTATTAAATATTGGTGAAGAAGAAACAAAGGGAAATGAACAAGTTCTGGCAACGTATCCTCTATTGAAATCTTTAAAAACAATTAACTTTACTGGGAATGCAGAGGGACGTGATATTCCTAACGGTAGCGTAGATGTTGTTGTTTGTGATGGATTTGTAGGAAATGTGGTGCTTAAATTTGGCGAGGGACTTGCTAAAACTATAATGAAATTAATCAAAGATGCGATTAAAGAAAGCAGTATTTTTACAAAAGTGGCAGCGTTGATGTTAACGTCAACTTTAAAAAATTTGAGCAAAAAAGTTGATTACACAGAATATGGTGGAGCGCCTCTGCTAGGCGTAAATGGTTGTTTTATCATTTGTCATGGCAGCTCTAATGCAAAGGCAATAAAAAGTGCAATTGGTGTTGCAAATGAATATGTCAGCAAAAATGTTTTAGCGCACATTAGTGAAAGTATTGCAAAGGAGGAGATGCTGAACAATGCAAACGAATGA